In Acomys russatus chromosome 26, mAcoRus1.1, whole genome shotgun sequence, a genomic segment contains:
- the Prmt9 gene encoding protein arginine N-methyltransferase 9 encodes MPNSRPRSRRGAGGGAGAAGRDRLVARSLQSAEHCLAAQDFGTAYAHYLLVLSLAPELKDDVKETFQYTLFKWAEELDALSRVQDLLGCYEQALELFPDDEVICNSMGEHLFSSVRVNALDASTPPRGALGHLRCTGRNSEKKSGECRAHDLQRRMGFRDEAAGYFHKAVKLNPDFSDAKENFYRVANWLVERWHFVMLNDTRRNRIYNAAIQKAVGSGSTSVLDIGAGTGILSMFAKKAGAHSVYACELSKTMYELACDVVAANKMEAGIKLLHMKSLDIEIPNHIPERVSLVVTETVDAGVFGEGIVESLIHAWENLLLQPKTKGENGNCGKYGKVIPASAVIFGMAVECAEIRRHHRVGAKDIAGIHLPTNVKFQSPAHSSVDTEEAVEPYTTEKMSRIPGGYLPLTDCFQIIKVDFNSLQELKSLATRKPQPLAVPAVKEGVLDAIVVWFVLQLDDEHSLCTGPAEETCWEQAVYPVQALADYWIKPGDSVTMEASCQDCYLRIQSISILRLEHEMEVKKSFTKSKDLFSLGNEAELCSALANLQTSRADALEQACVLEPTEIALLNNIPYHEGFKTAMRKVLSSLAPEQLCQPVDAHCQDVEMNSESGQSDSVPSTTDPFYVLDVSEGFSLLPILAGTLGQVKPYSSVEKDQHCLALDLISEANHFPKDTLEFWLRHIEDEAAVLQRPKSDKLWSIIILDVIEPSGLIQQEIMEKAAISRCLLQSGGKIFPQYVLMFGMLLDSQTLVEESAVQGTEHTLGLNIAPFINQFQVPIRVCLDLSSLPCTPLSQPVELLRLDLMTPYLNTSRREVKVRVCRSGRVTAVPFWFHLCLDDEVRLDTSGEASHWKQAAVVLDNPIQVQAGEELVLSVEHHKSNVSITVKQS; translated from the exons GAAACTTTTCAGTATACACTTTTCAAGTGGGCTGAAGAGCTTGATGCACTCAGCCGAGTACAAGACCTACTTGGCTGCTATGAGCAGGCCTTGGAGCTGTTTCCCGACGATGAAGTGATTTGCAACAGCATGGGAGAGCATCTCTTCAG CTCAGTACGAGTCAATGCCTTGGACGCCTCCACTCCACCTAGGGGTGCCCTAGGACATCTGAGATGCACAGGTAGAAACTCAGAAAAGAAGTCAGGAGAGTGCCGTGCTCATGACTTGCAGAGGAG AATGGGCTTTCGAGATGAGGCAGCTGGGTATTTTCATAAAGCGGTGAAGCTAAACCCTGATTTCAGTGACGCCAAGGAGAACTTTTATCGTGTTGCAAACTGGTTGGTGGAACGTTGGCACTTCGTCATGCTTAACGACACCAGGAGGAATAGGATTTACAATGCAGCGATCCAGAAGGCGGTGGGCTCGGGGTCCACAAGTGTTTTGGATATTGGCGCAGGAACTGGAATACTGAG cATGTTTGCTAAAAAAGCTGGTGCACACTCGGTATATGCCTGTGAGTTATCCAAGACCATGTATGAACTTGCGTGTGATGTAGTGGCTGCGAACAAGATGGAGGCTGGGATAAAGCTCCTACACATGAAGTCCCTCGATATAGAAATTCCAAACCATATTCCTGAAAG AGTGTCCCTAGTTGTAACAGAAACTGTCGATGCAGGTGTATTTGGAGAAGGAATTGTGGAGAGTTTAATTCATGCGTGGGAGAATTTACTTCTTCAGCCAAAG accaaaggagaaaatggaaattgTGGAAAGTATGGGAAAGTTATACCAGCAAGTGCTGTTATATTTGGGATGGCAGTAGAGTGTGCAGAGATACGAAGACATCACAG GGTGGGTGCTAAGGACATTGCTGGTATCCATTTGCCAACAAATGTGAAATTTCAGAGCCCAGCCCATTCTTCAGTAGATACTGAAGAAGCAGTTGAACCATACACCACTGAGAAGATGAGTCGGATTCCTGGAGGATATCTGCCTTTGACAGACTGCTTCCAGATTATAAAAGTTGATTTCAACAGTCTTCAG GAGTTGAAAAGTCTTGCAACTAGAAAGCCGCAGCCTCTTGCTGTCCCCGCTGTTAAGGAAGGTGTGCTGGATGCCATCGTGGTTTGGTTTGTTCTCCAGCTTGATGATGAGCACAGTCTGTGCACAGGCCCCGCTGAGGAGACGTGCTGGGAGCAGGCTGTTTACCCAGTGCAGGCCCTTGCAG ACTACTGGATAAAGCCCGGGGACAGTGTGACAATGGAAGCATCTTGTCAAGATTGTTACCTAAGAATCCAGAGTATCAGCATCTTGCGCCTGGAGCATGAAATGGAAGTTAAGAAGAGTTTTACCAAGAGTAAAGACCTGTTCTCTCTAGGAAATGAGGCGGAGCTCTGCAGCGCCCTGGCTAACCTTCAGACCAGTAGAGCAGACGCTCTGGAGCAGGCCTGTGTGTTAGAGCCCACCGAGATTGCTCTGCTTAACAACATCCCGTATCACGAGGGCTTCAAGACGGCGATGAGGAAGGTGTTGTCCTCGCTGGCTCCAGAGCAGCTGTGCCAGCCCGTGGATGCTCACTGTCAGGATGTTGAGATGAACTCTGAGAGTGGACAGAGTGACAGTGTACCGAGCACCACTGACCCTTTCTACGTGTTGGACGTGTCTGAAGGCTTCTCTCTTTTGCCCATCCTTGCTGGAACACTCGGTCAGGTTAAGCCCTACAGTTCTGTGGAGAAAGACCAGCATTGTCTTGCTTTGGACCTCATATCTGAAGCCAATCACTTCCCTAAAGACACACTTGAGTTTTGGCTGAGACATATAGAGGATGAAGCTGCAGTGTTGCAAAGGCCCAAGTCAGACAAATTGTGGAGCATAATTATATTAGACGTCATTGAGCCGTCTGGGCTCATTCAGCAGGAAATAATGGAAAAGGCGGCAATATCCAG GTGTTTACTGCAGTCTGGAGGCAAGATCTTCCCCCAGTATGTGCTGATGTTTGGGATGCTGCTGGACTCCCAGACACTGGTAGAAGAGAGTGCTGTCCAAGGAACAGAACACACTCTTGGGTTAAACATAGCACCTTTTATTAACCAGTTTCAG GTGCCTATTCGTGTGTGTTTGGATTTATCTTCATTGCCGTGTACCCCTTTAAGCCAGCCAGTGGAGCTCCTTAGATTAGACCTGATGACtccatatttgaacacttccaGGAGAGAAGTAAAG GTCCGTGTTTGTAGGTCTGGACGAGTAACTGCTGTTCCATTTTGGTTTCATTTGTGCCTTGATGATGAGGTCAGGCTGGACACCTCGGGCGAAGCCTCCCACTGGAAGCAGGCTGCGGTGGTTCTGGACAATCCCATCCAAGTGCAAGCGGGGGAGGAACTTGTGCTCAGTGTTGAGCATCACAAAAGCAACGTCAGTATCACAGTGAAGCAGTCATGA